The following proteins are co-located in the Methanoregula sp. UBA64 genome:
- a CDS encoding DNA-methyltransferase has translation MTTSAIPPQIDLAFLNPLIEEVGIQKAIPAISKDATLIKKIEAITRLVPTEHKLVLGDARDLSSIEDESVHLIVTSPPYWSLKKYHESDGQLGNIQDYGDFLLELDKVWAECFRVLVKGGRLIVVVGDVCLSRKEAGRHLVMPLHASIIESCRRIGFDNLSPIIWHKIANATFEVSNGGGGILGKPFEPNAVIKNDIEFILMQRKPGAYRKPDTEKRLLSTISQENHKKWFRQIWTDIPGASTQDHPAPYPVELSTRLIRMFSFVGDTVLDPFAGTGSTIISAAATGRNSIGIEIDPGYLEFAYQRLRKQGIMIETPQSVKRYQRTLTGD, from the coding sequence ATGACAACCTCCGCAATCCCGCCCCAGATCGATCTGGCATTTCTCAATCCGCTGATTGAAGAGGTCGGGATCCAGAAGGCCATTCCTGCAATATCAAAAGATGCAACTCTCATCAAAAAGATCGAAGCGATCACCCGGCTTGTCCCTACAGAACACAAACTGGTGCTCGGTGATGCCCGCGATCTCTCCAGTATCGAGGACGAATCCGTTCACCTCATTGTCACCTCACCACCGTACTGGAGCCTGAAAAAATACCATGAATCGGACGGACAGTTAGGTAATATTCAGGATTATGGAGATTTTCTTTTAGAGCTTGACAAAGTCTGGGCCGAATGTTTCCGCGTCCTTGTGAAGGGAGGGCGGCTGATTGTGGTCGTTGGCGATGTCTGCCTCTCGCGAAAAGAGGCGGGACGGCACCTGGTCATGCCGCTCCATGCCAGCATCATAGAATCCTGCCGCAGAATTGGCTTTGATAATCTCTCCCCCATCATCTGGCACAAGATCGCCAATGCCACGTTTGAGGTCAGCAACGGTGGCGGGGGAATACTCGGGAAACCGTTCGAGCCCAATGCCGTCATAAAAAACGACATTGAGTTTATCCTGATGCAGAGAAAACCCGGAGCCTACCGGAAACCGGACACCGAAAAAAGACTGTTGAGCACCATATCGCAGGAGAACCATAAGAAATGGTTCCGGCAGATCTGGACCGATATCCCCGGGGCATCGACACAGGATCACCCGGCACCGTACCCGGTAGAACTATCCACCCGGCTTATCCGGATGTTCAGCTTTGTTGGCGATACTGTGCTCGATCCTTTTGCAGGGACGGGTTCGACAATTATTTCCGCAGCAGCTACCGGGAGAAACAGCATCGGGATCGAGATCGATCCCGGATATCTTGAATTTGCGTACCAGCGGCTGCGAAAACAGGGGATCATGATTGAGACTCCGCAATCCGTAAAACGATACCAGCGGACTCTTACCGGTGATTAA
- a CDS encoding HEAT repeat domain-containing protein — MNSSAAKMPGAWYEAAPAKGIVYDLSSAALSAPDTVGRLRAVVGLGKSGDPRAVRPLMDLVADRDPAIRRGAIAALGELKSGRAVEVLIERLQDRGEEMEIRKRAAETLAAIRSTGALRELKSFSANADEDPALRVHVAGLLPSDGAV, encoded by the coding sequence ATGAATTCCAGTGCGGCAAAAATGCCGGGGGCCTGGTACGAGGCGGCCCCGGCAAAAGGTATCGTGTATGACCTGAGCTCGGCGGCGCTCTCTGCCCCGGATACGGTCGGCCGGCTGCGGGCGGTTGTGGGCCTGGGAAAGTCCGGCGATCCCCGGGCGGTCCGCCCGCTCATGGACCTGGTTGCGGACCGCGACCCGGCGATCCGGCGCGGGGCGATTGCAGCACTTGGCGAACTCAAGAGCGGCCGGGCCGTGGAAGTTTTGATCGAACGCCTGCAGGACCGGGGAGAGGAGATGGAGATCCGGAAGCGTGCGGCAGAGACGCTTGCCGCGATCCGGAGCACCGGCGCCCTGCGGGAGCTCAAGAGTTTCTCTGCAAACGCTGACGAGGACCCGGCCCTTCGCGTGCATGTTGCCGGCCTGCTCCCTTCTGACGGGGCCGTGTAA
- a CDS encoding phosphoglycerate kinase, with product MPIGTLSGLGCSKKTVLLRLDLNSPIDPTSHLILDDKRFREHLPTIRALSDAKVVIVTHQSRPGKKDFTTLESHAEKLEELLGTPVTYVDSIFGRHAKDTVRSMKPGDIVMLENVRFAAEENLTMKPEEAKKTHLVKRLSGMADFFINDAFGTAHRSQPTVVGLPLAMKSAAGLLMEKEVSTLSKVFSGAPRPVCMVLGGTKVDDSIEVAAHVLENGIADSVIVIGVVANVFYLAKGYDIGKPSTQLIEQLKYQGEIAKAKEILKKFGDRVIMPSTVAVRQNNKRVEYPVEKIPQDAPVMDMGMDALSALVATLKKSGTVVFNGPAGVFEDPDFATGTFEMLRAASKVEFSVVGGGHTAAVIEKLGIEKEFTHISTGGGACIEFLTGKKLPAVEALEESYRIFG from the coding sequence ATGCCAATCGGTACCCTTTCGGGCCTGGGGTGCAGCAAAAAGACGGTGCTTCTCCGTCTCGACCTCAACTCCCCCATCGACCCCACCTCCCACCTTATTTTGGACGACAAACGGTTCCGTGAGCACCTGCCCACGATCCGGGCGCTCTCCGATGCAAAAGTGGTCATCGTTACCCACCAGAGCCGGCCCGGAAAAAAAGATTTTACCACGCTCGAATCCCATGCCGAGAAACTCGAAGAGCTTCTCGGGACCCCGGTCACCTATGTTGACAGTATCTTCGGGCGGCATGCAAAGGACACGGTCCGGTCCATGAAGCCCGGCGATATCGTGATGCTGGAGAACGTCCGGTTCGCGGCCGAGGAGAACCTGACCATGAAGCCTGAGGAGGCCAAAAAGACCCACCTCGTAAAAAGGCTTTCGGGCATGGCGGACTTTTTTATAAACGACGCCTTCGGGACCGCCCACCGGTCCCAGCCCACCGTGGTCGGCCTGCCGCTTGCCATGAAATCGGCGGCCGGCCTCTTAATGGAAAAGGAAGTCTCCACGCTCTCGAAAGTCTTCTCGGGAGCGCCCCGCCCGGTCTGCATGGTGCTCGGCGGCACGAAGGTCGACGACTCTATAGAGGTTGCAGCCCACGTGCTCGAGAACGGGATCGCGGACTCCGTGATCGTGATCGGTGTCGTGGCAAATGTCTTCTATCTCGCCAAAGGCTACGATATCGGCAAACCCTCCACCCAGCTCATCGAGCAGCTGAAGTACCAGGGCGAGATTGCCAAGGCAAAAGAGATCCTCAAAAAGTTTGGCGACCGGGTGATCATGCCCTCCACCGTTGCTGTCCGGCAGAACAATAAACGCGTGGAATACCCGGTCGAGAAGATCCCGCAGGACGCGCCGGTGATGGACATGGGTATGGACGCCCTCTCCGCGCTCGTTGCTACCTTAAAGAAGTCCGGGACCGTGGTCTTCAACGGCCCCGCAGGCGTCTTCGAGGACCCGGACTTTGCGACCGGGACCTTCGAGATGCTCCGTGCAGCATCCAAAGTCGAGTTCTCGGTCGTGGGCGGCGGGCATACCGCGGCCGTGATCGAGAAGCTCGGGATCGAAAAAGAGTTCACCCACATATCCACCGGCGGCGGTGCGTGCATTGAATTTTTGACCGGGAAGAAACTCCCGGCCGTAGAAGCGCTCGAAGAGTCCTACCGGATCTTCGGGTAA
- the rlmH gene encoding 23S rRNA (pseudouridine(1915)-N(3))-methyltransferase RlmH, producing the protein MQVRVVAVGKIKERFLTEGIAEYEKRLLPYLKLSITEIAEERRGVHANAGEEAQAVGREGERILAAIPDGAVVVALDVRGKEISSEQLAARLHEWQMAGVSPVVFVIGGDLGIADTVLKRAGLRLSLSPMTFTHQMVRMILLEQIYRACRINSGEPYHK; encoded by the coding sequence ATGCAGGTACGGGTCGTTGCGGTGGGAAAGATCAAGGAACGGTTCCTTACCGAAGGCATCGCGGAATACGAAAAACGCCTTTTGCCCTACCTGAAACTCTCGATTACCGAGATCGCAGAAGAGCGGCGGGGCGTGCACGCAAATGCCGGCGAAGAAGCGCAGGCAGTCGGGCGCGAAGGGGAAAGGATCCTTGCCGCAATCCCGGACGGGGCGGTTGTCGTGGCGCTCGATGTGCGGGGAAAAGAGATCTCGAGCGAGCAGCTTGCCGCCCGGCTCCACGAGTGGCAGATGGCCGGGGTATCCCCGGTCGTTTTTGTGATCGGCGGCGACCTCGGGATCGCTGATACGGTGCTCAAGAGAGCCGGCCTCCGGCTCTCGCTTTCTCCCATGACCTTTACCCACCAGATGGTGCGGATGATCCTCCTCGAACAGATCTACCGGGCCTGCCGGATCAACAGCGGCGAGCCGTACCATAAGTAG
- the lysS gene encoding lysine--tRNA ligase → MTDPSETLAFDQARLDKVRALREKGIELYPPTFERKNTIAEIRTTFSEITHEKSAESVTTAGRIYIVRNHGKTIFADLGDESGKIQLYIRKADIGDEAFDFFNQFIERGDFVGVTGHVFRTKLGEITIWVDTITLISKAICSLPEKFHGLTDVEKRYRQRYVDLVVNEEVRQNFRNRSRIISSIRRFLNDREFLEFETPILQPIYGGANARPFTTFHNCLGQTLFLRIAPELYLKRLVVGGFERVFEIARNFRNEDIDTHHNPEFTMVEIYWAYHDVYDMMGLTEDFLETLVKEVTGTTTLKFEETEISFAKPLRKLTMEDAVKEYAAIDIFALSVDELRAIAIQNKFKESDKPKSQREFLVYFFENMVEEKLIQPTFIYDYPVENSPLAKRHRTKEGFTERFELFIYGMEMANGFSELNDPLDQKERFEAQDRKRLLGDLEAQMIDYDYINALGYGMPPTGGVGIGIDRLVMLLTNNNSIKEVILFPSMKNMQVEAEGDKENKPETKN, encoded by the coding sequence GTGACCGATCCATCTGAAACCCTTGCATTCGACCAGGCCCGGCTCGACAAAGTGCGTGCACTGCGGGAGAAGGGCATCGAACTCTATCCCCCCACGTTCGAGCGGAAGAACACCATCGCGGAGATCAGGACAACATTTTCAGAGATCACCCACGAGAAGAGCGCGGAGAGCGTGACCACCGCAGGCAGGATCTATATTGTCCGCAACCACGGCAAGACCATCTTTGCCGATCTCGGCGACGAGTCCGGGAAGATCCAGCTCTATATCAGGAAGGCCGACATCGGCGACGAGGCCTTCGATTTCTTCAACCAGTTCATCGAACGCGGGGACTTTGTCGGCGTTACCGGCCATGTCTTCCGGACAAAACTGGGCGAGATCACGATCTGGGTCGACACGATCACGCTCATCTCAAAGGCAATCTGCTCACTTCCCGAGAAGTTCCACGGCCTCACCGATGTCGAGAAACGCTACCGGCAGCGGTACGTCGACCTCGTTGTAAACGAAGAGGTCCGGCAGAACTTCCGCAACCGGAGCCGGATCATCTCGTCTATCCGCCGGTTCCTGAATGACCGGGAATTCCTCGAATTCGAGACCCCGATCCTCCAGCCGATCTACGGTGGGGCAAACGCCCGTCCGTTCACCACGTTCCACAACTGTCTGGGCCAGACACTCTTCCTGCGGATCGCGCCCGAACTCTACCTCAAGCGCCTTGTTGTCGGCGGCTTTGAGCGGGTCTTTGAGATCGCGAGGAACTTCCGTAACGAGGATATCGACACCCACCACAATCCCGAGTTCACGATGGTGGAGATCTACTGGGCCTACCATGATGTCTACGATATGATGGGGCTCACCGAGGACTTCCTTGAGACGCTCGTAAAAGAGGTCACCGGCACGACCACGCTCAAATTCGAGGAGACCGAGATCTCGTTTGCAAAACCGCTCAGGAAGCTCACGATGGAGGATGCAGTAAAAGAATATGCCGCAATCGACATCTTCGCACTCTCTGTCGACGAACTCCGGGCGATTGCCATCCAGAACAAATTCAAGGAATCGGACAAGCCCAAGAGCCAGCGGGAGTTCCTTGTGTACTTCTTCGAGAACATGGTCGAAGAGAAGCTGATCCAGCCCACCTTCATCTACGATTACCCGGTCGAGAACTCCCCGCTTGCAAAACGCCACCGGACAAAAGAGGGCTTTACCGAGCGCTTCGAGCTCTTCATCTACGGGATGGAGATGGCAAACGGGTTCTCGGAACTTAACGACCCGCTCGACCAGAAGGAGCGGTTCGAGGCGCAGGACCGGAAACGCCTGCTCGGCGATCTCGAAGCCCAGATGATCGATTACGATTACATCAATGCTCTAGGCTACGGCATGCCGCCGACCGGCGGTGTCGGTATCGGGATCGACCGGCTCGTGATGCTCCTCACCAACAACAATTCCATCAAAGAAGTGATCCTCTTCCCGTCCATGAAGAACATGCAGGTGGAAGCAGAAGGGGACAAAGAGAACAAGCCCGAGACCAAAAACTAA
- a CDS encoding class I SAM-dependent methyltransferase → MPHSHARDVFSPEHAAHLDTKFRRILYRPDALAERYVQPGSHVLDFGCGPGFFTRAFAKRVGEKGSVIAADLQEEMLAIVREKLTAEGLISRVTTHRCKPDSLDLFPEKDGQVDTAFAIFVVHEVPDKKKLFSEIAALLKSGGTFFYSEPPFLVPKKEFSGNLAIMKTLGLEVVETRWYFLNRAALLKKR, encoded by the coding sequence ATGCCACACTCCCACGCCCGCGACGTCTTCTCCCCCGAGCACGCCGCCCACCTGGACACGAAGTTCCGCCGCATCCTGTACCGGCCCGATGCACTTGCGGAACGGTACGTGCAACCCGGCAGCCATGTGCTCGACTTCGGCTGCGGCCCGGGATTTTTTACCCGGGCGTTCGCAAAAAGGGTCGGGGAGAAGGGAAGCGTGATCGCCGCCGACCTCCAGGAGGAGATGCTCGCGATCGTCCGCGAAAAGCTGACCGCTGAGGGCCTGATCTCCCGGGTAACAACGCACCGGTGCAAGCCGGACTCGCTCGATCTTTTCCCGGAAAAGGACGGGCAGGTGGATACAGCCTTTGCGATCTTTGTCGTCCACGAAGTCCCGGACAAGAAAAAACTCTTTTCTGAGATCGCTGCGCTGCTGAAGTCCGGCGGTACGTTTTTCTATTCCGAGCCGCCGTTCCTGGTCCCAAAAAAGGAATTTTCCGGGAATCTTGCAATCATGAAAACGCTCGGCCTCGAAGTTGTCGAGACCCGGTGGTATTTCCTGAACCGGGCGGCCCTGCTCAAAAAAAGGTAA
- a CDS encoding dihydrolipoyl dehydrogenase family protein gives MIVVLGGGPAGRMAAIRLAAAKKEVLLVEPKGKESGIGGQCLHFGCMPVCALNDLARMIVLARRLHERGMTDTVPEFNFGKVMEETLAVQQKIAGILDHETRTAGVDVVYGKSGRVDGRRVFISDDEIDAEAVIVATGSRPNVPKIPGIDLAGVYTPHTLWGLRELPKNLVIVGGSVMAAEFAYIFAAFGSRVTVLARSGFVKDLDTHLRAVAIKELAGIDIREGTTVSGIEGTDKVTGVRFTSAGKEETIGADAVFLAAGLVPNAEMIAGVEKGPDGEIRVNDRMQTSVPGVYACGDVAGAPFLTPVARHEGIVAADNILGTERHMDYTKIPQAIYLAHDLAFCGSGNEGSASLALPGPAGPGTFWSVPYGDTGLAKIFADPATGEIEGMCAAGPAGGVIAGYLAFLMRRHISVHDFEEFIEVHPSTDGVYGLAKYASEILKKRTGE, from the coding sequence ATGATCGTTGTTCTCGGCGGGGGTCCGGCCGGGCGGATGGCAGCAATCCGCCTTGCCGCCGCTAAAAAGGAAGTCCTGCTTGTCGAGCCCAAAGGAAAAGAGTCCGGGATCGGCGGGCAGTGCCTTCATTTCGGCTGTATGCCGGTCTGTGCTTTAAACGATCTCGCCCGCATGATCGTACTGGCACGCCGGCTCCACGAACGCGGTATGACCGATACGGTCCCGGAATTCAACTTCGGAAAGGTAATGGAGGAGACGCTTGCGGTGCAGCAGAAGATCGCCGGGATCCTCGACCACGAGACCCGGACCGCCGGGGTGGATGTGGTGTACGGGAAATCCGGCCGGGTGGACGGGCGCCGGGTCTTTATCAGCGACGATGAGATCGATGCCGAAGCGGTGATCGTTGCAACCGGCTCCCGGCCCAATGTCCCGAAGATCCCGGGTATAGATCTCGCCGGGGTATACACGCCGCACACCCTCTGGGGGCTCCGCGAACTGCCAAAGAACCTTGTAATCGTTGGCGGGAGCGTGATGGCGGCAGAGTTCGCGTACATCTTTGCCGCGTTCGGGAGCAGGGTCACGGTCCTTGCCCGGAGCGGTTTTGTAAAAGATCTCGATACGCACCTCCGGGCAGTTGCCATAAAGGAGCTCGCCGGCATTGATATCCGCGAAGGGACAACGGTGTCCGGGATCGAAGGGACGGACAAGGTCACCGGGGTCCGGTTCACGAGCGCCGGAAAAGAGGAGACGATCGGGGCCGATGCCGTGTTCCTTGCCGCCGGGCTCGTGCCGAACGCCGAAATGATCGCAGGGGTGGAAAAAGGACCGGACGGGGAGATTCGGGTCAACGACCGTATGCAGACAAGCGTGCCCGGCGTCTATGCCTGCGGTGACGTGGCCGGGGCGCCGTTCCTGACCCCGGTTGCCCGGCACGAAGGAATTGTTGCTGCCGACAACATCCTCGGGACCGAACGCCACATGGACTATACGAAGATCCCGCAGGCGATCTACCTTGCCCACGATCTTGCGTTCTGCGGCAGCGGCAACGAGGGGAGCGCATCGCTCGCTCTGCCCGGCCCGGCCGGGCCCGGCACCTTCTGGTCGGTGCCGTACGGCGACACGGGCCTCGCGAAGATCTTTGCCGACCCGGCCACGGGAGAGATCGAGGGCATGTGCGCTGCAGGGCCGGCGGGCGGCGTCATCGCCGGGTATCTCGCGTTTTTGATGCGCCGGCACATTTCCGTGCACGACTTCGAGGAGTTCATCGAGGTCCACCCGTCAACGGACGGGGTGTACGGCCTTGCGAAGTATGCCTCGGAGATTTTGAAGAAGCGAACCGGGGAATGA
- a CDS encoding PaeR7I family type II restriction endonuclease yields MMDQKIIEAVRSYRAVRDNQIAKQTDAGKHDQGSRGAATGGAQMDAFADLICSVITDAGIPESDIFKKTAVELPGYYRPEKKWDIVVVHKGVLGAVIELKSQMGPSFGNNFNNRTEEAIGSASDIWVAFREKRFGSQMFRPWLGYLFLLEDCAESTAPVAVREPHFAIDEIFRGASYKKRYEILCERLILERLYESSCFITAKFDDSEIHVEEPHPNLSFEHFIGSLKGHMQILTSQVK; encoded by the coding sequence ATGATGGATCAGAAAATTATCGAGGCGGTCCGGTCGTACAGGGCTGTCCGGGACAACCAGATCGCAAAACAGACCGACGCCGGGAAGCACGATCAGGGTAGCCGGGGTGCTGCAACGGGCGGAGCACAGATGGACGCTTTTGCCGATCTCATCTGCTCGGTAATCACCGATGCGGGAATACCGGAATCAGACATCTTCAAAAAAACTGCGGTTGAGCTGCCAGGATATTACCGGCCGGAAAAGAAATGGGATATCGTGGTTGTCCATAAAGGCGTCCTTGGTGCAGTCATCGAACTGAAATCCCAGATGGGGCCATCGTTTGGCAACAATTTCAATAACCGGACTGAAGAGGCCATTGGGAGTGCGTCCGATATCTGGGTTGCGTTCCGGGAAAAAAGATTCGGGAGCCAGATGTTCCGGCCGTGGCTGGGATACCTTTTCCTCCTTGAAGACTGCGCAGAATCAACAGCCCCCGTAGCTGTCCGGGAACCTCATTTTGCCATCGATGAAATATTCCGGGGTGCTTCGTACAAAAAGCGGTACGAGATCCTCTGCGAGCGGCTTATCCTTGAACGGCTCTATGAATCATCCTGTTTCATTACCGCCAAGTTTGATGATTCGGAAATTCATGTAGAGGAACCCCATCCGAACCTGTCGTTTGAACATTTTATCGGGTCGCTCAAAGGACATATGCAGATTCTCACAAGCCAGGTGAAATAA
- a CDS encoding DUF128 domain-containing protein, with product MKRPLKFVDHSIDDYAMRVTYDPAAGTGTVVFNLSLVKNEDFEYAVSVLKDAYKTGLSASGMVKFYHSGEKVSGYVVPAGCTAVCTLCSITLDGLLIRRGVPIKPIGGGVVEIEERAPVRFTHIIMYEYTTIDPLQVLISQQITSVNKVMQKGSGNILANIREFHMEAEPLVGSVLDELADSSFTGILEVGVPNVPLLGVPGSPQYVSIAAVGGTNPMAAMREDGHWVQTQAMKGLMDIRDMAEIRDY from the coding sequence ATGAAACGGCCGCTTAAGTTTGTGGATCACAGTATCGATGATTATGCGATGCGGGTGACCTACGATCCTGCCGCGGGAACCGGGACCGTTGTTTTCAACCTCTCGCTCGTGAAAAACGAGGATTTCGAATATGCGGTCTCCGTGCTGAAAGATGCGTACAAGACCGGTCTTTCCGCAAGCGGGATGGTAAAATTTTACCACTCCGGGGAAAAAGTCTCCGGGTATGTGGTGCCTGCGGGATGCACGGCCGTCTGCACGCTCTGCAGCATCACGCTCGACGGCCTGTTGATCCGGCGGGGAGTGCCAATCAAACCGATTGGCGGCGGCGTTGTCGAGATCGAGGAGCGTGCCCCGGTCCGGTTCACGCACATCATCATGTACGAGTACACGACCATCGACCCGCTGCAGGTACTCATCTCCCAGCAGATCACCTCGGTAAACAAGGTGATGCAGAAAGGGTCGGGCAATATCCTTGCCAATATCCGCGAGTTCCACATGGAGGCAGAGCCGCTCGTGGGAAGTGTGCTCGACGAACTTGCGGACAGCAGTTTTACCGGGATCCTCGAAGTCGGGGTGCCCAACGTTCCCCTGCTCGGCGTCCCGGGCAGCCCGCAGTACGTCTCGATCGCCGCGGTCGGGGGCACGAACCCCATGGCCGCGATGCGGGAGGACGGGCACTGGGTCCAGACCCAGGCAATGAAAGGCCTCATGGATATCCGGGACATGGCCGAGATCCGGGACTATTAA
- a CDS encoding carboxypeptidase regulatory-like domain-containing protein, whose translation MALPTGGIQIWTTPGAYVNAIATDGSGTYSGQTDAQGSYTFQSLPANTNYEVDLSADGYQDFVTYVYVTPNIIGEINQNLQPDTSGWITVNIHPSGGTACVDDGQQCQTSYPVDTHATMVLQFRNLQVDKYHTVTVYTDGYQPVSRNVYVTADKTGSLDITLVPLVPTPAPAGQLTVHSTPAGAAVYLDNTNMGVSPIVLTNIPEGSHTVRFQMNGFQELATRVTVVAGENVDVPGTLSPAQPATTRKAGLSGSIAIIAIGIFGSVFLHKRKI comes from the coding sequence TTGGCTTTGCCAACCGGCGGCATCCAGATCTGGACGACTCCGGGCGCGTATGTTAATGCCATAGCAACCGATGGCAGCGGAACCTATAGCGGACAGACCGATGCACAAGGATCGTACACATTTCAATCCCTGCCTGCAAACACAAATTACGAGGTAGATCTCTCTGCCGACGGTTACCAGGATTTTGTTACCTATGTGTATGTGACCCCCAATATCATTGGAGAAATCAACCAGAACCTGCAGCCGGACACGAGCGGCTGGATTACGGTAAATATTCATCCTTCTGGGGGAACGGCCTGTGTCGATGACGGGCAGCAGTGCCAGACAAGCTACCCGGTGGATACCCATGCTACCATGGTTCTCCAGTTCCGGAACCTTCAGGTTGACAAGTATCACACGGTTACGGTATACACGGACGGGTACCAGCCCGTCAGCCGGAACGTCTATGTAACTGCGGATAAGACGGGTTCTCTTGATATTACGCTCGTGCCGCTCGTACCAACTCCGGCACCTGCAGGCCAGCTCACGGTTCATTCAACCCCGGCGGGAGCGGCTGTGTACCTTGACAATACAAACATGGGAGTGTCCCCTATCGTACTTACCAATATTCCTGAGGGCAGCCATACGGTTCGGTTCCAGATGAACGGATTTCAGGAACTGGCAACCAGGGTGACCGTCGTTGCCGGAGAGAACGTGGATGTACCCGGAACGCTCAGCCCTGCGCAGCCGGCCACAACAAGAAAAGCGGGACTTTCCGGCAGTATCGCAATTATTGCGATCGGGATTTTTGGTTCTGTGTTCCTGCACAAGAGAAAAATATAA
- a CDS encoding NIPSNAP family protein gives MTTTQKKTGGVCQLRIYEVLPDKREIFHTRFKDHALRIMKRYDFEITALWESTSIVNFEFVYLLRWPDVATMDRQWKAFLADEEWIEIKRQTVQKTGEPVVRVTSRVLDDVEYSPVGKTG, from the coding sequence ATGACAACCACGCAGAAAAAAACAGGCGGGGTCTGCCAGCTCCGCATCTATGAGGTTTTGCCCGACAAGAGGGAGATCTTTCATACCCGGTTTAAGGATCATGCTCTCCGCATCATGAAACGGTACGATTTCGAGATCACAGCGCTCTGGGAAAGCACATCCATTGTAAATTTTGAATTTGTCTATCTGCTGCGCTGGCCTGATGTGGCGACTATGGACCGCCAGTGGAAGGCATTTCTTGCGGACGAGGAATGGATTGAGATCAAGAGGCAGACCGTACAGAAAACCGGCGAACCGGTTGTCCGCGTGACCAGCCGGGTGCTGGATGACGTCGAGTACTCGCCCGTTGGGAAGACCGGGTAA
- a CDS encoding DODA-type extradiol aromatic ring-opening family dioxygenase, with product MAPASLPTVFVSHGAPTLPLERSEPAYKFLTTLGKRYPGARAVLCISAHWNTPRPAVNLAEHPQTLHDFSGFPSELYRITYPATGSQGLAARTADLIEAAGIPCGRDPARGLDHGAWVPLMLMYPDARVPVVQLSIEGHLDPERHLALGEAIAPLRKEGVLILGSGGAVHPLGDPTVALGPGAPTGDWAVAFNDWLTRALTGGDTKSLAAYRSLAPFAEHAQPYPDHFMPLLVAHGAAGRGSKGTLLHQSWYWGNLGMGAWEFR from the coding sequence ATGGCTCCGGCATCCCTCCCCACGGTTTTTGTCTCGCATGGTGCGCCGACCCTGCCCCTCGAACGGAGCGAGCCGGCCTATAAATTCCTCACCACGCTCGGGAAACGGTACCCCGGAGCAAGAGCCGTCCTCTGCATATCCGCGCACTGGAACACCCCCCGGCCGGCGGTCAATCTCGCGGAGCACCCGCAGACCCTCCATGACTTCTCCGGGTTCCCGTCCGAGCTGTACCGGATAACGTATCCCGCCACCGGATCGCAGGGGCTTGCCGCCCGGACAGCGGATCTTATCGAAGCGGCCGGCATCCCCTGCGGCCGGGACCCGGCCCGGGGGCTCGACCACGGGGCATGGGTGCCCCTCATGCTGATGTACCCGGACGCCCGCGTGCCGGTTGTCCAGCTCTCGATAGAGGGACATCTTGACCCGGAGCGGCACCTCGCTCTCGGGGAAGCAATCGCCCCGTTGAGAAAGGAAGGCGTCCTCATTCTCGGCAGCGGCGGGGCGGTCCACCCGCTCGGGGATCCTACCGTTGCGCTTGGTCCCGGCGCTCCGACCGGGGACTGGGCGGTCGCGTTCAATGACTGGCTCACCCGGGCCCTGACGGGCGGGGACACAAAGAGCCTCGCCGCGTACCGGTCGCTCGCGCCCTTCGCAGAACACGCCCAGCCGTATCCCGATCACTTTATGCCGCTGCTTGTGGCCCATGGGGCTGCCGGCAGGGGAAGCAAAGGAACTCTTCTCCACCAGAGCTGGTACTGGGGCAACCTGGGGATGGGCGCCTGGGAGTTCCGGTGA